A stretch of Triticum aestivum cultivar Chinese Spring chromosome 1D, IWGSC CS RefSeq v2.1, whole genome shotgun sequence DNA encodes these proteins:
- the LOC123169022 gene encoding uncharacterized protein — MKNKDKLSKPSSAGRVAGKGLSTKWSSYYTAGGRKEKKTSSESQSREVQELKAQVARIPEIVQEQVQQQLGTTLTAIVPTLIQGLTTWIAGGQQGPPPVPSFTASNSHNAQAAPLVSPAEADPDDDDNDDGTFTNVDKYFAEHGYGDEFCGPPSQEPNPQKDDRDLAGTAEKPNCNRRRLAFSSQETPPAAAFTEPQIAEDGPPSPKDISRRVHVAGRPMLPTNMLNAATGAMRSLHDSVLSLEKRRLRENDVAYPVFVAKVPEGKGFVDSAVGGTIVLRFDDIFAMLNLHPLHYTFVRLFSLSMEMRIIRDKTPDIVIVDPFYMRAKILGSAGDRQVASSHLEGVILANPDKDNFLVPYFPDDTHCTLILLSPKYSMATYLDPDRDSKIDYTNIKKVLDDALPGYAASGGTFKRPVQQCAISM, encoded by the exons atgaaaaacaaggataagctcagtaagccgtcgtcagctggtcgtgtggccggcaaaggcttgtccacaaaatggtcgtcatactataccgctggtgggcgaaaggagaaaaagaccagctcggaaagccagtcgcgcgaggttcaagaactcaaggcacaagtggcgcggattccggagattgtccaagagcaagtgcaacaacaactgggaacgacgctcaccgccattgtgcctaccttgattcaggggctgacgacgtggattgcgggcggccaacaggggcctcccccggttcccagcttcacggccagcaactcgcacaacgcgcaggcggcgccattggtgtctccggcggaggcg gatccggacgacgacgacaacgacgacggtacatttaccaacgtcgataagtactttgccgagcatgggtacggtgacgagttctgcgggcctccttctcaagaacccaaccctcaaaaagacgaccgcgatctagctggtacggcggagaaacccaattgcaacaggcgtcgtctggcgttcagttctcaggagacgcctccagctgccgccttcaccgagcctcagatagctgag gacggaccaccttcacctaaggatatctcgaggagggtgcatgtggcgggtaggccgatgctaccgacaaatatgctcaatgctgcaaccggtgctatgcggagtctgcatgacagtgttctttctttggagaagcggcgtctcagagagaatgatgtggcatacccggttttcgtggccaaggtgccagagggcaagggctttgtggatagcgccgtcgggggtacgatcgtcctgcgatttgatgacatctttgctatgcttaaccttcatccgctgcactacaccttcgttcggctgttttcgctgagtatggagatgcggatcattagagacaagaccccggacattgtgatagtcgaccccttctacatgcgtgccaagatcttgggcagcgctggggaccggcaagtcgcgagttcacacctcgaaggcgtcattctggcaaacccagataaggataacttcctcgtgccttactttcccga tgacacacattgcacactcatcctcttaagcccgaaatattccatggccacgtatctcgacccggaccgtgactccaagatagactacacaaatataaagaaagttcttgatgatgctctccccggctacgccgcatctggaggcacctttaagaggccagttc agcagtgcgccattagtatg